The proteins below are encoded in one region of Magnetospirillum sp. WYHS-4:
- the hypA gene encoding hydrogenase maturation nickel metallochaperone HypA produces the protein MHEMSLCESVIRILEDEAKRQGFSKVRVVRLEIGRLGHVEPEAMSFCFEAVKRDTLAADARLEILTPPGQAWCMDCGKAVEIAQRYDPCPTCAGHRLQVTGGDGMRIKELEVD, from the coding sequence ATGCATGAGATGTCGCTCTGCGAAAGCGTGATCCGCATCCTGGAGGACGAGGCCAAGCGGCAGGGTTTTTCCAAGGTGCGGGTGGTGCGCCTGGAGATCGGCCGCCTGGGCCATGTGGAACCCGAGGCGATGAGCTTCTGCTTCGAGGCGGTCAAGCGGGACACCTTGGCCGCCGACGCCCGCCTTGAAATCCTGACGCCGCCGGGGCAGGCTTGGTGCATGGACTGCGGCAAGGCGGTGGAGATCGCGCAACGCTACGATCCCTGCCCCACCTGCGCCGGCCATCGCCTGCAAGTGACCGGCGGCGATGGTATGCGGATCAAGGAGCTGGAGGTCGATTGA
- the hypB gene encoding hydrogenase nickel incorporation protein HypB — MCTVCGCGQGTTDKGGHSHEHDHGHHHHHYGHGIAGVHVPGLEQARIVQVEQDILSENDRHAAANRARLKEKGILALNLVSSPGSGKTTLLVRSIADLKARHAIAVIEGDQQTAHDAERIRATGVPAVQVNTGKGCHLDAHMVGHAMDDLDLADGSLLFVENVGNLVCPAAFDLGEAHKVVVLSVTEGEDKPLKYPDMFHAARLMILNKMDLLPYLSFDVDKCIDFARRVRPDIEVHKVSATSGDGLADWYAWIEREADKARRK, encoded by the coding sequence ATGTGCACGGTCTGCGGCTGCGGACAAGGGACGACGGACAAGGGTGGCCATTCCCACGAGCATGACCATGGGCACCATCATCACCACTACGGCCACGGCATTGCCGGGGTGCACGTGCCGGGCCTGGAACAGGCGCGTATCGTCCAGGTCGAACAGGACATCCTGTCGGAAAACGACCGTCACGCGGCGGCCAACCGGGCGCGGCTCAAGGAAAAGGGCATCCTCGCGCTCAACCTGGTGTCCAGTCCCGGTTCCGGCAAGACCACGCTTCTGGTCCGCAGCATCGCCGACCTGAAGGCCCGCCACGCCATCGCGGTGATCGAAGGCGACCAGCAGACCGCCCACGATGCCGAACGCATCCGCGCCACCGGCGTGCCAGCTGTCCAGGTCAATACCGGCAAGGGCTGCCACCTGGACGCCCATATGGTCGGCCATGCCATGGACGACCTGGACCTGGCCGACGGCAGCCTGCTGTTCGTCGAGAACGTGGGCAACCTGGTCTGTCCGGCGGCCTTCGATCTGGGCGAGGCCCACAAGGTGGTGGTGCTTTCGGTCACCGAGGGCGAGGACAAGCCGCTCAAGTACCCCGACATGTTCCATGCCGCCCGTCTGATGATCCTCAACAAGATGGACCTGCTGCCCTACCTGTCCTTCGACGTCGACAAGTGCATCGACTTCGCCCGCCGGGTGCGGCCCGACATCGAGGTGCACAAGGTCTCCGCCACCTCGGGCGACGGGCTGGCGGACTGGTACGCCTGGATCGAGCGGGAAGCGGACAAGGCGCGCCGGAAGTGA
- a CDS encoding hydrogenase maturation protein HypF — translation MILPVPYDGPPILGVGAFLKSSVALLKAGEAHLVEDIGNLDSRPALERFEAAVAGFLKERPVAVAHDLHPDFPSTRHALSLGLPAIPVQHHHAHVAAAMAEHGLKEPVLGLAFDGYGMGWDGGSWGGELLKVAPEGCVRLGHLRPLALPGGDRAAREPWRMAAAALHALGRADEVPARFPDIPAARLIGQVLDRPGRTTTSGGRLFDAACGLLGIKPVAAFEGEAPMALEALAAAPAVLDGGWAVSEDGQLNLLPLLAALSGSGPQAGADLFHGTLVAALADWTGRAAEATGLRTILFSGGCFLNRLLRDGLRAALEARGLAVRAPNRLSPGDTAVSLGQAWVAAMKGV, via the coding sequence GTGATCCTTCCCGTTCCCTACGACGGGCCGCCGATTCTGGGGGTCGGGGCCTTCCTCAAGAGCTCCGTCGCCCTGCTGAAGGCGGGGGAAGCTCACTTGGTGGAAGACATCGGCAACCTGGACAGCCGCCCCGCCCTGGAACGCTTCGAGGCGGCGGTGGCCGGGTTCCTGAAGGAACGCCCGGTGGCCGTGGCCCACGACCTGCACCCCGACTTTCCATCCACCCGCCATGCCCTGTCCCTGGGCCTGCCTGCGATTCCCGTCCAGCATCACCACGCCCACGTCGCCGCCGCGATGGCCGAACACGGCCTGAAGGAACCGGTGCTCGGCCTGGCCTTCGACGGCTACGGCATGGGCTGGGACGGCGGCTCCTGGGGCGGCGAACTGCTGAAGGTGGCGCCCGAAGGCTGCGTCCGTCTGGGCCATTTGCGCCCCCTCGCCCTGCCCGGCGGCGACCGCGCGGCACGCGAGCCCTGGCGCATGGCGGCCGCCGCCCTGCACGCCCTGGGGCGAGCGGACGAGGTTCCCGCAAGATTCCCCGACATTCCCGCCGCCCGTCTGATCGGCCAGGTCCTCGACCGGCCGGGGCGGACCACCACCTCGGGCGGGCGTCTGTTCGACGCCGCCTGTGGCCTATTAGGCATCAAGCCGGTGGCGGCCTTCGAAGGCGAGGCGCCCATGGCCCTGGAAGCCCTGGCCGCCGCACCCGCGGTTCTCGACGGCGGCTGGGCGGTAAGCGAAGACGGGCAATTAAATCTGTTGCCTCTGCTGGCGGCGCTGTCCGGCAGCGGGCCGCAGGCGGGGGCCGACCTGTTCCACGGCACCCTGGTAGCCGCCCTGGCCGATTGGACCGGGCGGGCGGCCGAGGCGACGGGACTGCGAACCATCCTCTTCAGCGGCGGCTGCTTTCTGAATAGACTGTTGCGCGACGGACTGCGGGCGGCCCTGGAGGCCCGGGGCCTGGCGGTCCGGGCGCCGAATCGCCTGAGCCCCGGCGACACCGCGGTCAGCCTGGGCCAGGCCTGGGTTGCCGCCATGAAAGGAGTCTGA
- a CDS encoding HypC/HybG/HupF family hydrogenase formation chaperone, with the protein MCLAIPAQIVALLPDAMATVDLGGVRKDISVVLVDGLAVGDYVILHTGFALSRLDPEEALRTLELFAEMGTLAEAQRELAGP; encoded by the coding sequence ATGTGCCTGGCCATACCGGCGCAAATCGTCGCCCTGCTGCCCGACGCCATGGCGACGGTGGACCTGGGCGGCGTGCGCAAGGACATTTCCGTGGTCCTGGTGGACGGCCTCGCGGTGGGCGACTACGTGATCCTGCATACCGGCTTCGCGCTGTCGCGCCTGGACCCCGAGGAGGCGTTGCGCACCCTTGAACTCTTCGCCGAGATGGGAACCCTGGCGGAAGCGCAAAGGGAGCTGGCCGGGCCGTGA
- the hypD gene encoding hydrogenase formation protein HypD: MKFVDEFRDHALAKTLAAKIRAEVRPETRYHVMEFCGGHTHAIFRYGIQDLLPANVRLIHGPGCPVCVLPVGRIDDAVALARDHGVILCTYGDMLRVPGSKRVSLLKAKAEGADVRMVYSSLDALKIARDNPDRQVVFFAIGFETTTPPTAVALQQARAADLKNFTVFCNHVLTPSAIANILESPEVRRLGTLPLDGFVGPAHVSAVIGSRPYEFFAEEYERPVVIAGFEPLDVMQAVLMLVRQLNEGRAEVENEYSRVVTREGNIKAQALVAEVFELRRTFEWRGLGLVPYSALAIKEAFAAWDAERRFAVPARSVPDNKACECGAILRGLKTPRDCKVFGTACTPENPLGSCMVSSEGACAAYYTYGRFRDAG, translated from the coding sequence GTGAAGTTCGTCGACGAATTCCGCGACCACGCGTTGGCCAAGACCCTGGCGGCAAAGATCCGGGCCGAGGTGCGCCCCGAGACCCGCTACCACGTGATGGAATTCTGCGGCGGCCATACCCATGCCATCTTCCGCTACGGCATCCAGGACCTGCTGCCCGCCAACGTCCGCCTGATCCACGGGCCGGGCTGCCCGGTCTGCGTGCTGCCGGTGGGCCGGATCGACGATGCGGTGGCCTTGGCCCGCGACCATGGCGTGATCCTTTGCACCTACGGCGACATGCTGCGGGTGCCGGGCTCGAAGCGGGTCAGCCTGCTGAAGGCCAAGGCGGAAGGGGCCGACGTGCGCATGGTCTATTCCAGCCTGGATGCGCTGAAGATCGCCCGCGACAATCCGGATCGCCAAGTGGTCTTCTTCGCCATCGGCTTCGAGACCACCACCCCGCCGACGGCGGTCGCCCTGCAGCAGGCGCGGGCGGCGGACCTGAAGAATTTCACCGTGTTCTGCAACCACGTGCTCACCCCTTCGGCCATCGCGAACATCCTGGAAAGCCCCGAGGTGCGCCGGCTTGGCACCTTGCCTCTGGACGGCTTCGTCGGGCCGGCCCACGTCTCGGCGGTGATCGGCAGCCGACCCTACGAGTTCTTCGCCGAGGAATACGAACGCCCGGTGGTGATCGCCGGCTTCGAGCCCCTGGACGTCATGCAGGCGGTCCTGATGCTGGTACGCCAGCTCAACGAAGGGCGTGCCGAAGTCGAAAACGAGTACAGCCGCGTGGTCACCCGCGAGGGCAACATCAAGGCCCAGGCCCTGGTGGCCGAGGTCTTCGAGCTGCGCCGGACCTTCGAATGGCGGGGCTTGGGGCTGGTGCCCTACAGCGCGCTGGCGATCAAGGAGGCCTTCGCGGCCTGGGACGCGGAACGGCGCTTCGCCGTGCCGGCCCGTTCGGTGCCCGACAACAAGGCCTGCGAATGCGGCGCCATCCTGCGCGGCCTGAAGACGCCCAGGGACTGCAAGGTCTTCGGCACCGCCTGCACGCCGGAAAATCCGCTGGGGTCCTGCATGGTGTCTTCGGAAGGGGCCTGCGCCGCCTACTATACCTACGGGCGGTTCCGCGACGCCGGGTGA